The following proteins come from a genomic window of Gossypium raimondii isolate GPD5lz chromosome 5, ASM2569854v1, whole genome shotgun sequence:
- the LOC105771390 gene encoding abscisic acid receptor PYL4: MPSSLKLHPPLAATIGTCNQKQNQPITTSTALTRFFPLPCGISLPDTVATYHVHTLGPNQCGSAVVQAIEAPIETVWSVVRRFDNPQAYKQFLKSCHIIVGDGNVGTLREVHVVSGLPAASSVEKLEILDDERHVLSFSVVGGDHRLTNYRSVTTLHHSPKGNGTLVVESFVVDIPVGNSREDTCIFVDTIVRCNLQSLARMAENMARTE; the protein is encoded by the coding sequence ATGCCTTCCTCACTGAAGCTCCATCCACCGCTCGCCGCCACTATTGGCACCTGCAACCAGAAACAAAATCAACCCATCACAACCAGTACCGCACTGACTAGGTTTTTCCCTCTTCCTTGCGGGATCTCGTTGCCTGACACGGTGGCGACGTACCATGTCCACACCCTGGGACCTAACCAGTGTGGTTCAGCAGTTGTTCAAGCCATCGAAGCCCCTATCGAAACCGTTTGGTCAGTGGTTCGTCGTTTTGATAACCCTCAAGCTTACAAGCAATTCCTCAAGAGCTGCCACATCATCGTCGGGGATGGCAACGTGGGTACCCTCCGTGAGGTACACGTGGTGTCCGGCCTCCCAGCGGCATCCAGCGTGGAGAAGCTTGAGATCCTTGACGATGAACGTCATGTGCTTAGCTTTAGCGTGGTTGGAGGTGATCATCGGTTGACCAATTACAGGTCTGTCACAACCCTACACCATTCTCCCAAGGGTAACGGGACACTTGTCGTTGAATCATTCGTCGTAGATATACCAGTCGGAAACAGTAGAGAAGATACGTGCATTTTTGTGGATACCATTGTACGTTGCAACCTTCAATCTTTGGCTCGAATGGCAGAAAATATGGCAAGAACAGaataa